A region of Peromyscus eremicus chromosome 17, PerEre_H2_v1, whole genome shotgun sequence DNA encodes the following proteins:
- the LOC131894212 gene encoding disintegrin and metalloproteinase domain-containing protein 24-like isoform X1, with amino-acid sequence MSEALVQVRISLLQLWWKVLFFPSVWPLSWCAEFKSLPEVVIPLRVAVSSRHMSLAGWKSYSLHFGGQRHIISMKPKNFLVSRHLSVFTYSDQGVLFEDRPFVQNDCYYLGFVEGDPESMVALTTCFGGLQGTLQINDTAYEIKPKSASSTFEHLVYKIDNDKAQLPSMRCGLPDEDGAGQVRLQEDDDSSVTQIVYGDWWTHRLYIEMALVIDHKQFLYRKSNASLVIQDVFMIMSGLNFFLFPADINVDLLGLEIWNNKNPIPVKDIYTLLPTFCKWKRENLDSYIPHDIAHLLVNYNFSNYFGIAYVGTICNKTFGCGVESLLGENFFNFGHIVAHEIGHNLGMPHDGIFCTCGMEPCVMSATMEGSRKFSNCSYAVLWENTAKSSCMHNKPNSSAIFPFKFCGNRVIDQGEECDCGSLEECRYSLCCLPGCTLKAEADCATGLCCSNLCQILPSGTLCRISENECDLPEWCNGTSHECPEDVFMQDGSSCTNGGYCYEKRCNSHDEHCRRVFGKDARKASDSCYQELNTYGDRFGNCGIMDNVYVKCNSSDILCGRVQCNKVKKLPFWMSHYTALWTHFNGVSCWSIDYHFGMTIPDLGDIKDGTSCGPEHVCINRKCVSKSLWRSDCSPETCNKNGVCNNKHHCHCNPGWNPPHCLVNGTGGSIDSGPPGNETNETEKDKDTDKDKEKDKDKEKDKDKEKERVKKSQKNNLLSWLFPISFAVFLSLLFLWLFSDTTPSPEDKETTESSLEGEETSASTSATSTNTE; translated from the coding sequence ATGAGTGAGGCTCTAGTACAGGTGAGGATCAGTCTCTTGCAGCTATGGTGGAAGGTgttgttctttccttctgtatggcCCCTGAGCTGGTGTGCTGAATTCAAAAGCCTTCCAGAAGTAGTGATACCCTTGAGGGTAGCTGTCTCTAGTAGACACATGAGTCTTGCAGGCTGGAAGTCCTATAGCCTGCactttggaggccagagacacATTATCTCCATGAAGCCCAAGAATTTTTTGGTATCCAGACATCTCTCTGTCTTCACCTACAGTGACCAAGGAGTCCTCTTTGAGGACCGACCTTTTGTCCAGAATGACTGTTACTACCTTGGTTTTGTGGAAGGGGACCCAGAATCCATGGTTGCTCTTACCACCTGTTTTGGGGGCTTGCAAGGAACACTACAGATAAATGATACAGCTTATGAAATTAAACCCAAGAGCGCTTCTTCCACATTTGAACATCTGGTCTACAAGATAGACAATGACAAAGCTCAGTTACCTTCCATGAGATGTGGATTACCAGATGAAGACGGAGCAGGGCAAGTGAGACTTCAAGAGGATGATGACTCTTCTGTAACACAAATTGTCTATGGGGATTGGTGGACTCACAGACTGTATATTGAAATGGCATTGGTTATAGACCATAAACAATTCCTTTATCGAAAAAGTAATGCTTCTCTTGTGATACAAGATGTATTCATGATTATGAGTGGACTAAATTTCTTCTTATTTCCAGCTGATATTAACGTGGATTTACTAGGACTGGAAATCTGGAATAATAAAAACCCCATACCAGTGAAAGATATATATACTCTCTTGCCAACATTTTGTAAGTGGAAGAGAGAAAACCTTGATTCTTACATACCACATGACATTGCACATCTCCTTGTGAATTATAATTTTAGTAACTATTTTGGCATAGCCTATGTTGGAACAATATGTAATAAGACATTTGGTTGTGGTGTTGAGAGTCTTTTGGGAGAGAATTTCTTCAACTTTGGACATATCGTGGCACATGAGATAGGTCATAATTTGGGCATGCCCCATGATGGGATATTTTGTACATGTGGAATGGAACCATGTGTGATGTCTGCTACAATGGAAGGATCCAGAAAATTCAGCAACTGTAGTTACGCTGTGTTGTGGGAAAACACAGCCAAATCAAGCTGTATGCACAATAAGCCCAACTCTTCAGCTATCTTCCCATTTAAGTTCTGTGGGAACAGGGTAATTGATCAAGGCGAGGAGTGTGATTGTGGATCCCTTGAAGAGTGTAGATATAGTCTCTGTTGTCTGCCTGGCTGTACTCTCAAGGCTGAAGCTGACTGTGCCACTGGGCTATGCTGCAGCAACCTATGCCAAATCCTGCCATCTGGCACTCTGTGTAGAATTTCAGAGAATGAATGTGACCTTCCAGAATGGTGTAATGGAACTTCACATGAGTGCCCTGAAGATGTTTTTatgcaggatgggagctcttgcaCTAATGGTGGCTACTGCTATGAAAAAAGATGTAACAGCCATGACGAACACTGCCGGAGAGTTTTTGGCAAGGATGCCAGGAAAGCATCTGATAGTTGCTACCAGGAACTCAATACTTATGGTGATCGTTTTGGTAACTGTGGAATCATGGACAATGTATATGTGAAATGTAATAGTTCAGATATCCTCTGTGGAAGAGTTCAGTGTAACAAAGTGAAAAAGCTTCCCTTTTGGATGAGCCACTATACTGCACTTTGGACTCATTTCAATGGAGTCAGCTGCTGGAGCATTGACTACCACTTTGGGATGACCATCCCTGACCTGGGGGACATAAAAGATGgcacaagctgtggtccagagcaTGTGTGCATTAACAGAAAGTGCGTCAGTAAGTCACTTTGGAGAAGTGATTGTTCACCAGAGACCTGCAACAAGAATGGAGTCTGCAATAATAAACATCACTGCCATTGCAATCCTGGCTGGAACCCACCACACTGCCTGGTAAACGGAACTGGAGGGAGTATTGACAGTGGTCCACCTGGAAACGAAACTAATGAGACAGAGAAGGACAAGGACACGGACAAGGACAAGGAGAAGGACAAAGACAAGGAGAAGGACAAGgacaaggagaaggagagggtgaagaaatcacagaaaaataACTTACTAAGTTGGttatttcctatttcttttgcggtttttctttcacttttatttctttggcttttttcgGATACTACACCATCACCTGAGGACAAAGAGACAACTGAATCATCACTCGAGGGAGAAGAGACTAGCGCTTCAACTT
- the LOC131894212 gene encoding disintegrin and metalloproteinase domain-containing protein 24-like isoform X2 encodes MVALTTCFGGLQGTLQINDTAYEIKPKSASSTFEHLVYKIDNDKAQLPSMRCGLPDEDGAGQVRLQEDDDSSVTQIVYGDWWTHRLYIEMALVIDHKQFLYRKSNASLVIQDVFMIMSGLNFFLFPADINVDLLGLEIWNNKNPIPVKDIYTLLPTFCKWKRENLDSYIPHDIAHLLVNYNFSNYFGIAYVGTICNKTFGCGVESLLGENFFNFGHIVAHEIGHNLGMPHDGIFCTCGMEPCVMSATMEGSRKFSNCSYAVLWENTAKSSCMHNKPNSSAIFPFKFCGNRVIDQGEECDCGSLEECRYSLCCLPGCTLKAEADCATGLCCSNLCQILPSGTLCRISENECDLPEWCNGTSHECPEDVFMQDGSSCTNGGYCYEKRCNSHDEHCRRVFGKDARKASDSCYQELNTYGDRFGNCGIMDNVYVKCNSSDILCGRVQCNKVKKLPFWMSHYTALWTHFNGVSCWSIDYHFGMTIPDLGDIKDGTSCGPEHVCINRKCVSKSLWRSDCSPETCNKNGVCNNKHHCHCNPGWNPPHCLVNGTGGSIDSGPPGNETNETEKDKDTDKDKEKDKDKEKDKDKEKERVKKSQKNNLLSWLFPISFAVFLSLLFLWLFSDTTPSPEDKETTESSLEGEETSASTSATSTNTE; translated from the coding sequence ATGGTTGCTCTTACCACCTGTTTTGGGGGCTTGCAAGGAACACTACAGATAAATGATACAGCTTATGAAATTAAACCCAAGAGCGCTTCTTCCACATTTGAACATCTGGTCTACAAGATAGACAATGACAAAGCTCAGTTACCTTCCATGAGATGTGGATTACCAGATGAAGACGGAGCAGGGCAAGTGAGACTTCAAGAGGATGATGACTCTTCTGTAACACAAATTGTCTATGGGGATTGGTGGACTCACAGACTGTATATTGAAATGGCATTGGTTATAGACCATAAACAATTCCTTTATCGAAAAAGTAATGCTTCTCTTGTGATACAAGATGTATTCATGATTATGAGTGGACTAAATTTCTTCTTATTTCCAGCTGATATTAACGTGGATTTACTAGGACTGGAAATCTGGAATAATAAAAACCCCATACCAGTGAAAGATATATATACTCTCTTGCCAACATTTTGTAAGTGGAAGAGAGAAAACCTTGATTCTTACATACCACATGACATTGCACATCTCCTTGTGAATTATAATTTTAGTAACTATTTTGGCATAGCCTATGTTGGAACAATATGTAATAAGACATTTGGTTGTGGTGTTGAGAGTCTTTTGGGAGAGAATTTCTTCAACTTTGGACATATCGTGGCACATGAGATAGGTCATAATTTGGGCATGCCCCATGATGGGATATTTTGTACATGTGGAATGGAACCATGTGTGATGTCTGCTACAATGGAAGGATCCAGAAAATTCAGCAACTGTAGTTACGCTGTGTTGTGGGAAAACACAGCCAAATCAAGCTGTATGCACAATAAGCCCAACTCTTCAGCTATCTTCCCATTTAAGTTCTGTGGGAACAGGGTAATTGATCAAGGCGAGGAGTGTGATTGTGGATCCCTTGAAGAGTGTAGATATAGTCTCTGTTGTCTGCCTGGCTGTACTCTCAAGGCTGAAGCTGACTGTGCCACTGGGCTATGCTGCAGCAACCTATGCCAAATCCTGCCATCTGGCACTCTGTGTAGAATTTCAGAGAATGAATGTGACCTTCCAGAATGGTGTAATGGAACTTCACATGAGTGCCCTGAAGATGTTTTTatgcaggatgggagctcttgcaCTAATGGTGGCTACTGCTATGAAAAAAGATGTAACAGCCATGACGAACACTGCCGGAGAGTTTTTGGCAAGGATGCCAGGAAAGCATCTGATAGTTGCTACCAGGAACTCAATACTTATGGTGATCGTTTTGGTAACTGTGGAATCATGGACAATGTATATGTGAAATGTAATAGTTCAGATATCCTCTGTGGAAGAGTTCAGTGTAACAAAGTGAAAAAGCTTCCCTTTTGGATGAGCCACTATACTGCACTTTGGACTCATTTCAATGGAGTCAGCTGCTGGAGCATTGACTACCACTTTGGGATGACCATCCCTGACCTGGGGGACATAAAAGATGgcacaagctgtggtccagagcaTGTGTGCATTAACAGAAAGTGCGTCAGTAAGTCACTTTGGAGAAGTGATTGTTCACCAGAGACCTGCAACAAGAATGGAGTCTGCAATAATAAACATCACTGCCATTGCAATCCTGGCTGGAACCCACCACACTGCCTGGTAAACGGAACTGGAGGGAGTATTGACAGTGGTCCACCTGGAAACGAAACTAATGAGACAGAGAAGGACAAGGACACGGACAAGGACAAGGAGAAGGACAAAGACAAGGAGAAGGACAAGgacaaggagaaggagagggtgaagaaatcacagaaaaataACTTACTAAGTTGGttatttcctatttcttttgcggtttttctttcacttttatttctttggcttttttcgGATACTACACCATCACCTGAGGACAAAGAGACAACTGAATCATCACTCGAGGGAGAAGAGACTAGCGCTTCAACTT